The following proteins are encoded in a genomic region of Pyrus communis chromosome 11, drPyrComm1.1, whole genome shotgun sequence:
- the LOC137708748 gene encoding proline dehydrogenase 2, mitochondrial-like codes for MANRVIPVASKLLKNVRPLNSASSTTISAISQPIGYAEKAPHPTATTIDADPSLSSFDDADKLFASVSTSRLLRAALNLHMVAVEPMVDVGMWVMRSKLMQTPLIKDVILGMIRSTIYDHFCAGEDAVAAGKSVLELNEAGLRGMLVYALEYAGDNEACDKNLQGFLDTAESTKSLPPSSVSFVIVKITAICPTNLLRRVSDLLRWQQQDPSFILPWKRDTFPIFSESSPLYHTLEKPEPLTPEEERDLELVHQRLLKLSQKCAEANVPLSVDAEYTSIQPAIDYLTYSSAIIYNKDDNAIVYGTIQAYLKDAKERLLLATKAADKMGVSMGFKVVRGAYMSSEGKLASSLGYKSPIHDCIEDTHACYNDCASFMLERIANGSDAVVLATHNVESGRLAMAKAHEIGVGKVHQKLEFAQLYGMAESLSFGLKNSGFQVSKYMPFGPIQLVLPYLLRRAEENRGLLSASSQDRRLTRAELMRRLKAAII; via the exons ATGGCAAACCGTGTAATCCCAGTAGCATCAAAACTCCTGAAAAATGTCAGGCCACTTAACTCCGCCTCCTCCACCACCATATCCGCCATTTCCCAGCCAATCGGCTATGCCGAAAAAGCACCACACCCCACAGCCACCACCATCGACGCCGACCCCAGCCTTTCCAGCTTTGATGACGCGGACAAGCTCTTTGCCTCGGTCTCCACGTCGCGGCTGTTGAGGGCGGCGTTGAACCTCCACATGGTGGCGGTGGAGCCGATGGTGGATGTTGGAATGTGGGTCATGCGTTCCAAGCTCATGCAGACTCCCTTGATCAAAGACGTGATCTTGGGGATGATACGGTCCACGATTTATGACCACTTTTGCGCCGGCGAAGACGCCGTAGCCGCCGGAAAGTCGGTGCTGGAGCTAAACGAGGCGGGGCTGAGAGGGATGCTGGTTTACGCTTTGGAGTACGCCGGTGACAACGAGGCATGTGACAAGAACTTGCAAGGCTTCTTGGACACCGCTGAATCTACCAAATCCCTGCCACCTTCTTCG GTGAGCTTTGTCATTGTGAAAATTACTGCAATTTGCCCCACCAATCTGCTTCGGCGAGTGAGTGACTTGCTGAGATGGCAACAGCAAGATCCGTCTTTCATTCTCCCATGGAAGCGCGATACGTTTCCCATTTTCTCCGAATCGAGCCCTCTCTACCATACCCTCGAAAAGCCGGAGCCTTTGACTCCGGAAGAAGAGCGTGATCTCGAATTAGTCCACCAGAGACTACTAAAACTGTCCCAAAAGTGCGCGGAAGCCAATGTGCCTCTATCCGTCGATGCAGAGTACACTTCAATTCAACCGGCCATCGATTACTTGACCTACTCCTCTGCGATCATCTACAACAAAGATGATAACGCAATTGTTTACGGGACGATTCAAGCTTACTTGAAAGATGCAAAGGAAAGATTGTTGCTGGCAACAAAGGCCGCAGATAAGATGGGCGTTTCAATGGGGTTCAAAGTGGTGAGGGGCGCTTATATGTCAAGTGAAGGAAAATTAGCTTCTTCCTTGGGCTATAAGTCTCCTATCCACGATTGCATTGAGGACACGCATGCGTGCTACAACGATTGTGCTTCGTTCATGCTCGAGAGGATTGCAAATGGCTCTGATGCAGTTGTCCTTGCAACCCATAATGTTGAATCAG GGAGACTGGCAATGGCAAAGGCACATGAAATCGGGGTCGGGAAGGTGCACCAAAAGCTCGAATTTGCACAGCTGTACGGAATGGCAGAATCGCTCTCCTTCGGTCTGAAAAATTCAGGGTTTCAAGTGAGCAAGTACATGCCATTCGGACCGATACAGTTGGTGCTGCCTTACCTGTTAAGGAGGGCTGAAGAGAACAGGGGACTCCTATCTGCTTCATCTCAAGACAGACGACTCACAAG GGCGGAGCTAATGAGGAGACTTAAAGCCGCAATCATCTAA